One Geminocystis sp. M7585_C2015_104 DNA window includes the following coding sequences:
- a CDS encoding elongation factor G yields the protein MVKDLSKYRNIGIFAHVDAGKTTTTERILKLTGKIHKMGEVHEGAATTDFMEQERERGITIQSAATTCYWKGHQLNIIDTPGHVDFTIEVYRSLKVLDGGIGVFCGSGGVEPQSETNWRYANDSRVARIIYVNKLDRTGADFFRVVKQIEEILGAKPLVMVLPIGVENDFKGVVELLTRKAWIWDDSGDPMNYRIEEVPDYMKDQVEEYRERLIETAVEQDDEILEKYLEGEEPTVEELKKCIRKGTINMSFFPTFCGSSFKNKGVQLVLDGVVDYLPAPNEVKPQPIIDLEGHETGDYAIVDPNLPLRALAFKVMDDRYGALTFIRIYSGRIEKGMTVLNTATGKTERIGRIVEMHANERQEIESAQAGDIVALVGLKNVQTGHTLCDPESPATLEPMVFPDPVISVAIKPKQKGANEKMIAALTRMVQEDPSFRVETDQESGETIIKGMGELHLEIKVDILKRTYGVEVEVGKPQVAYRETITRAVQDSYTHKKQTGGAGQFARIDYIIEPGEPGSGFQFESRVTGGNIPREFWPAVQKGFEASKERGVLAGYPCVDFKVILTDGAYHPVDSSSIAYEIAARAAYRQSIPKAAPQLLEPIMKVDVFTPEAHVGDVIGDLNRRRGMIKSQMSTPTGVRIKAEAPLSEMFGYIGDLRTMTSGRGQFSMEFSHYAPCPKNVAEEVIREAKERELALAK from the coding sequence ATGGTCAAAGATCTAAGCAAGTATAGGAACATAGGCATATTTGCCCACGTAGATGCAGGAAAAACCACCACTACCGAAAGAATCCTGAAATTAACAGGGAAAATCCACAAAATGGGAGAGGTCCACGAAGGGGCGGCTACCACCGACTTCATGGAACAGGAAAGGGAAAGGGGCATCACCATTCAGTCGGCTGCTACCACCTGTTACTGGAAGGGGCATCAACTGAATATCATCGACACCCCTGGACACGTGGATTTTACCATTGAAGTGTATCGCTCCCTCAAAGTCCTGGACGGAGGCATTGGCGTTTTCTGTGGCTCAGGGGGAGTTGAACCTCAGTCGGAAACCAACTGGCGCTATGCCAACGATTCCAGGGTTGCTCGTATTATATATGTAAATAAACTAGATAGAACGGGGGCAGACTTCTTCCGGGTGGTAAAGCAAATCGAGGAAATATTGGGGGCTAAACCCCTGGTAATGGTGCTGCCCATCGGGGTGGAAAATGACTTCAAGGGGGTAGTAGAACTGTTAACCCGGAAGGCTTGGATTTGGGACGATTCTGGCGATCCCATGAACTACCGCATCGAAGAGGTGCCCGACTATATGAAGGACCAGGTGGAGGAATATCGGGAGCGTTTGATAGAAACTGCGGTAGAACAGGACGACGAGATTCTGGAAAAATACCTAGAAGGGGAGGAACCCACCGTAGAGGAACTGAAAAAATGCATCCGCAAGGGCACTATTAACATGTCCTTCTTCCCCACCTTCTGTGGCTCCTCTTTCAAAAACAAAGGGGTGCAGTTGGTGTTAGACGGGGTGGTGGACTATCTTCCCGCACCCAATGAGGTAAAACCACAACCCATAATCGATTTGGAGGGTCATGAAACGGGAGACTATGCCATAGTTGATCCCAACCTGCCGTTGAGAGCCTTGGCCTTCAAGGTTATGGATGACCGGTATGGAGCCCTCACCTTTATACGGATTTACTCCGGCCGCATCGAAAAAGGCATGACCGTCCTTAACACTGCTACTGGCAAGACTGAACGCATTGGCCGGATTGTGGAAATGCATGCCAATGAGCGTCAGGAGATAGAATCAGCCCAGGCAGGGGATATAGTAGCCCTGGTAGGTCTGAAAAACGTCCAAACCGGCCACACCCTCTGTGACCCAGAATCCCCAGCCACCCTCGAACCCATGGTATTCCCCGATCCAGTTATTTCCGTGGCTATCAAACCCAAACAAAAAGGCGCCAACGAAAAGATGATCGCCGCCCTCACCAGAATGGTACAAGAAGATCCCTCCTTCCGGGTAGAAACTGACCAGGAAAGCGGTGAGACCATCATTAAAGGCATGGGCGAATTACACCTAGAAATCAAAGTAGACATCCTCAAACGCACCTATGGTGTAGAGGTAGAGGTGGGCAAACCCCAAGTAGCCTACAGGGAGACCATTACTAGAGCAGTACAAGACAGCTACACCCACAAAAAACAAACCGGAGGGGCTGGACAATTTGCCCGCATTGACTATATCATAGAACCAGGCGAGCCGGGGTCCGGATTCCAGTTCGAGTCTCGTGTTACAGGTGGCAACATACCTAGGGAGTTCTGGCCCGCAGTACAAAAGGGGTTTGAGGCTAGTAAAGAGAGGGGTGTATTGGCGGGCTACCCCTGTGTGGACTTCAAAGTAATCCTCACTGACGGCGCCTATCACCCTGTGGACTCCAGTTCCATCGCCTATGAAATTGCCGCCCGTGCCGCCTATCGTCAATCCATCCCCAAAGCCGCACCCCAACTATTAGAACCAATTATGAAAGTAGACGTCTTCACCCCAGAAGCCCATGTGGGAGACGTCATTGGTGACTTGAACCGTCGTCGCGGCATGATCAAATCCCAAATGTCCACCCCCACTGGCGTGAGAATCAAAGCCGAAGCGCCCCTCAGTGAGATGTTTGGCTACATCGGCGACTTGCGCACCATGACTTCCGGCAGAGGACAATTTTCTATGGAATTTTCCCATTATGCCCCCTGTCCTAAAAATGTAGCCGAAGAGGTCATCCGGGAGGCCAAAGAAAGAGAACTAGCCCTCGCTAAGTAG